The Sporichthyaceae bacterium genome includes the window CGTTCCCGACGTTCATGGCAAGTTCGGCGAGTACGGCGGGCGGTTCGTGCCCGAGGCGCTGATGGCCGCGCTGGACCAACTCACCGCGGAATTCCATGCCGCGCAAGCCGATCCGAACTTCCGGGGCGAGCTCAACGCGCTGTTGTCCAGCTACACCGGTCGACCCTCGCCGATCACCGAGGTGCCGCGATTCGCCGCGCACGCAGGGAATGCGCGGGTGCTGCTCAAGCGTGAGGACCTCAACCACACCGGCTCGCACAAGATCAACAACGTGTTGGGTCAGGCGCTGCTCACCCGTCGGATGGGCAAGACGCGGGTCATCGCGGAGACCGGTGCCGGGCAGCACGGCGTGGCCACCGCCACCGCGGCCGCACTGCTGGGCCTGGACTGCGTGGTGTACATGGGCGAGGAGGACACCCGCCGTCAGGCACTGAACGTGGCCCGGATGGAACTGCTGGGTGCCGAGGTGATCCCGGTGACCACCGGTAGTCGCACCCTCAAGGACGCCATCAACGAGGCCATGCGCGACTGGGTGACCAACGTCGAGCACACCCACTATCTGCTGGGCACGGTGGCCGGCCCGCACCCCTTCCCGCTGATGGTGCGCGAGTTCCACCGGGTGATCGGACAGGAGGCGCGGGCCCAGGTGCTGGAGCTGACCGGCGCCCTGCCCGACGCGATCTGCGCCTGCGTGGGTGGCGGGTCCAACGCGATCGGCATCTTCTACGACTTCATCCCGGACGCCTCCGTGCGCCTGTTCGGGTTCGAGGCCGGCGGCGACGGGGTGGACACTGCTCGGCACGCGGCCACCATCACCGGGGGAGCGCCCGGGGTCCTGCACGGCGCGCGGTCCTACCTACTGCAGGACGACGAGGGGCAGACCATCGCGTCGCACTCGATCTCCGCGGGATTGGACTATCCCGGCGTGGGTCCCGAGCACGCGTGGCTCGCGGACACCGGGCGGGCCACCTATCGGGCGATCACCGATGCGCAGGCGATGGAGGCCTTCCGGCTGCTGTGCCGCACCGAGGGCATCATCCCGGCGATCGAGAGCGCGCACGCGCTGGCCGGTGTCCTGACGGTGGGTCAGGAATTGGGTCCGGATGCGGTGATCCTGGTGAACCTGTCCGGTCGAGGGGACAAGGACGTGGATACCGCTGCGAAGTGGTTCCGCTTGTGAGCGAGTTCCGAGCTCACGCTGGGCACAGTACGACCAGTCAGGTCGCGGCGGCGTACGAGCGCGCCGCCAAGGAGAACCGCGCCGTCCTGGTGGGTTATCTGCCCGCGGGCTTTCCGTCCCGGGACGGCTGCATCGCCGCGCTGACCGCGATGGTGCAGGCGGGCGTGGACGTGGTCGAGGTCGGCCTGCCCTACAGCGACCCGGTGCTGGACGGTCCGACCATTCAGCGGGCCGCCGATCAGGCGCTGGCCAACGGCACCCGCATCGCCGACGTGCTGGCCACTGTGGAGGCGGTCGCGGCGGCCGGCGCCGCCACCGTGGTGATGACCTACTGGAATCCGGTGCTGCGCTACGGCGTGGACCGCTTCGCCCGTGACCTGGCCGCGGCCGGCGGCGCCGGACTCATCACTCCCGACCTCACCCCGGACTCCGGCCCGGACTGGCTGGCTGCCTCTGACGCCCACGGCCTGGACCGCGTCTTCCTGGCCGCGCCGTCCACCTCCGACGAGCGTCTGCGGCTGACCGCCGATGCCTGTCGCGGCTTCATCTATGCCAGCTCGGTGATGGGCGTGACCGGTGCCCGCGCGCAGACCTCCTCGGCGGCCCCAACCCTGGTCGCCCGGCTGCGCGGGATCACCGACCTACCGATCGGCGTCGGCCTCGGGGTGTCCAATGGAGACCAGGCCGCCGAGGTCGGATCGTTCGCGGACGGCGTCATCGTCGGCTCGGCGTTCGTGCGCACCCTCTTGGACGCCCCGCACGTCGAGGCGGGCGTCGCCGCCGCGGCGGCGCTGGCCGCGGACCTCGCGGCCGGCGTGCGCCGCCGCTGAGCGGCGTCGTTCCCTCCGATCATTCATGAGCGCAGCGAGCACTCTCATACGTGAGGCGTCAGTTTTCGGCCGTTTCGCGGGGCAAAAGTGACGCCCCGCGTATGAGAGTGGTCGCACCAGGCTCTACGGCCGACCGGCACAGATCGGGGCACAGGTTGATCGGACCGGGTTGACAGCCGGAGTCATGGCCTCGGCGCTGGCCGTGGGTCGGCTACTACGAGATCCGCCAACGCAGTGCCGCAACCGGGAAGGCCTGGGGTGCCTGGCGCACCACCGTCCTGCGGGGCACGTCGCTGAAGGTGAAGCTCAAGGCCAAGCACCGCTACGGCTTCGAGGTACGAGCGCGGGACGGCGTCGGGAATGTCGGTGCCTGGAGCGCGGCGCGAACCACCGCAGTGCGGTAGCCGTTCCCGCACCCGGATCGAACGGATCTCTTGTAGGGGTCACGGTCTAGGGTTGCCGGGCCATGGTTCTCGCCTCCATCCCCAGCCCGTCGCAGGGTGTCTGGCACCTCGGCCCGTTCCCGATCCGTGGTTATGCGTTGTGCATCGTGGTCGGCATCATCGTGGCCATTGCGGTGGGCGAGAAACGTTTCGTCGCCCGCGGCGGAACGCCGGGCCAGGTCACTGATATCGCGTTCTGGGCGGTCCCGTTCGGCATCGTCGGCGGGCGGCTCTATCACGTGATCACCACCCCGGAGCCCTACTTTGGGCACCACGGTGATCCCGGCAAGGCGTTGGAGATCTGGAAGGGCGGCCTGGGTATCTGGGGCGCGGTCGCGCTGGGCGGATTGGGCGCCTGGATCGGCTGCAAGCGGATGGGGGTGCGGCTGGCCCCGCTGGCCGATGCCGTCTGTCCCGGGGTGGCGCTCGCCCAGGCCTGTGGCCGGTGGGGCAACTGGTTCAACCAGGAGTTGTACGGCCGACCCAGCCACCTGCCGTGGGCACTGCGCATCGACCCGGCGCACCGCCCGGACAATACCCCGGACATCGCCACCTACCACCCGACGTTCCTGTACGAGTCGCTGTGGTGTCTGGGCGTGGCTGCGGTGGTGCTGTGGGCGGACCGTCGGTACAACCTCGGGCACGGGCAGACCTTCTGGCTGTACGTCGCGACCTACACCGTCGGGCGGGGGTGGATCGAGGCGCTGCGGGTGGACACCGCCGAGCATGTGCTGGGTCTGCGGCTGAACGACTGGACCTCGATTGTGGTGTTCAGCTTCGCCGTCAGTTACATAGTGTGGTCACGCCGTCACCATCCGGCGCGGGAACTGTCGGTTTACCGCGATGGCCATGTCCTGGTGTCCGCTGCGCCGCCCGAGGTGGGGGAGCCCGAGCGGGCGGAGCCTTAAGCAGGGGAGCGCCCTCGGGCGGTGCGGTAGGCTTGGTGGACCGCCGCTGGGCCAGAGTTGTCCCGCAGATTTGTTCGGCCCTCGGCTACCGCCTTGGGCCTGCCACCCTCCGCGCACCACACGATGCGCCTTTGTGGGTACCACCGTCAGTGTCGACGTCATCCCGCCTGTTGCGGTAGCCCGCAGCGTCACCTTCCAAACCCGACGGGAGTCCCTGTGCCTGTTGGTCCGCCGGCGCCCCAAGGCCTGTACGACGGCCGCCACGAACACGACGCCTGCGGTGTCGCGTTCGTCGCGACGATGAGCGGCGTTGCGTCCTACGACATCGTCAGCAAGGCACTGACCGCGCTGCGCAACCTCGAGCATCGCGGCGCCGCCGGTTCCGACCCGGACTCCGGTGACGGCGCCGGCATCCTCACCCAGGTCCCGGACGCGTTCCTGCGCGCCTGCGTGGACTTCCCGTTGCCCGCCGCGGGCAGCTATGCCGTCGGTGCCGCGTTCCTCTCGCAGGACGCCGAGGAGCGCACCGCGGCCGAGGCCCGGATCGAACAGATCGCGGTCGACGAGGGTCTCAGCGTGCTCGGCTGGCGGGACGTCCCGATCACCCCGAGCCTGCTCGGCGCGGCGTCCGGGGCCACCGTGCCGGTCGTCCGCCAGGTGTTCGTGACCCCCGACGAGACCAGCCCCGCGACCGCCGCCTTCCGCCGCGGCGACACCGCGCTGGCGCTGGAACGTCAGGCTTTCGTGCTGCGCAAGCGCGCCGAGCGGGAGGCCGGGGTCTACTTCCCGAGCCTGTCCGCACGCACCCTGGTCTACAAGGGCATGCTGACCACCGGCCAGTTGGAGCCGTTCTACCCCGACCTGTCCGACCGTCGGTTCGCCACCGCGATCGCGCTGGTGCACTCCCGGTTCTCCACCAACACATTCCCGTCCTGGCCACTTGCCCACCCGTACCGCTACATCGCGCACAACGGCGAGATCAACACCGTGATGGGCAACCGCAACTGGATGCGGGCCCGCGAGTCGCAGCTGATCACCGAGGAGATCCCCGGCGACCTGGAGCGGTTGTTCCCCATCTGCACGGCCGGCGCCAGCGACTCGGCGAGCTTCGACGAGGTGCTCGAGCTGCTGCACCTGGGCGGGCGTTCGCTGCCGCACGCGGTGCTGATGATGATCCCGGAGGCCTGGGAGAACAACCCGGACATGGACCCGGCGCGCCGCGCCTTCTACGAGTTCCACGCCACGCTGATGGAGCCGTGGGACGGCCCGGCGTCGATCACCTTCACCGACGGCTCTCTGGTGGGTGCGGTACTGGACCGCAACGGCCTGCGGCCCTCCCGGTACTGGGTGACCGACGACGGCCTGGTCGTGATGGCCAGCGAGGTCGGTGTGCTCGACCTCGACCCGGCGCGCATCCTGCGCAAGGGCCGGCTGCAGCCCGGCCGCATGTTCCTCGTCGACACCCGCGAGGGCCGGATCGTCGAGGACGAGGAGATCAAGTCCGCACTGGCCGCCGAACGCCCGTACGACGAGTGGCTGCACGCCGGGCTCATCCACCTGGAGCAGCTGCCCGAGCGCGAGCATGTCGCCTACACCCACTCCTCTGTGACGCGGCGTCAGCAAACCTTCGGGTACACCGAGGAGGAGCTGCGCATCCTGCTCGCGCCGATGGCCCGCACCGGTGGCGAGGCGCTCGGGTCGATGGGCACCGACACCCCGATCGCGGTGTTGTCCGGCCGGCCGCGACTGCTGTTCGACTACTTCACCCAACTGTTCGCGCAGGTGACCAACCCACCCCTGGACGCGATTCGCGAGGAGCTGGTCACCTCGCTGTCCACCTCGATCGGCCCCGAGGTCAACGTGTTGACCTCGTCCGGGGCGCACTGTCGGCAGATCACGCTGCCGTTCCCGGTCATCGACAACGACGAGCTGGCCAAGCTCGTGCACATCAACGCCGACGGGGACAAGCCCGGCTTCAAGGCGGTCAACGTCACCGGCCTGTACGAGGTGGACGGCGGCGGTGCGGCACTGGCCGCGCGGCTGGACGCCATCTGTGCTGAGGTGTCCGAGGCCATCGCCGACGGCGCCCGGGTCATCGTGCTGTCCGACCGGCATTCCGACTCCGAGTTCGCACCGATCCCGTCGCTGCTGCTGACCGGCGCCGTGCATCACCACCTGATCCGGGAGAAGACCCGTACCCGGGTGGGGCTGGTGGTGGAGGCCGGTGACGTACGCGAGGTGCACCACGTCGCGCTGCTCGTGGGTTTCGGTGCCTCCGCGGTGAACCCCTATCTGGCAATGGAAACCGTCGAGGACATGGCCAACGCCGAGGTGCTGCTCGACATCGCACCCGAGAAGGCCGTGCGCAACTTGGTGAAGGCGCTCGGCAAGGGCGTGCTGAAGGTCATGTCGAAGATGGGCGTGTCGACCGTGGGCTCCTATCACGGCGCGCAGATCTTCGAGGCCATCGGTCTGTCGCAGGAACTCGTCGACAAGTACTTCACCGGCACCACCTCACAACTCGGCGGCATCGGTATCGACGTGGTCGCCGAGGAGGTGTTCCGCCGGCACCGCATCGCCTACCCACTGGGCGGTATCTCCGCCTCGCACCGCAAGTTGGCCATCGGCGGGGAGTACCAGTGGCGCCGCGAGGGCGAGCCGCACCTGTTCGACCCGGACACGGTGTTCCGGCTGCAGCACGCGACCCGGTCGCGGCGCTACGACATCTTCAAGCAGTACACGACCCGGGTGGACGACCAGGCCAAGCGGCTGATGACGCTGCGCGGGCTGTTCGCCCTCCGCGAGGGACTGCGCCCGCCGGTGCCGATCGACGAGGTCGAGCCGATCTCGGAGATCGTCAAGCGGTTCAACACCGGGGCGATGTCCTACGGCTCCATCTCCGGCGAGGCGCACGAGACGCTGGCCATCGCGATGAACTCCCTGGGTGGTCGCTCGAACACCGGCGAGGGCGGCGAGGATGCGGACCGGCTCTACGACCCGGCCCGGCGTTCAGCGGTCAAGCAGGTCGCCTCGGGTCGGTTCGGGGTCACCGCGGAGTACTTGACGAACTCCGACGACATCCAGATCAAGATGGCGCAGGGCGCCAAGCCCGGCGAGGGCGGCCAGTTGCCCGGCCATAAGGTCTACCCGTGGATCGCCAAGACCCGGTACTCCACGCCGGGCGTGGGGCTGATCTCCCCGCCGCCGCACCACGACATCTACTCGATCGAGGACCTCGCGCAGCTCATCCACGACCTGAAGAACGCCAACCCGGCCGCGCGTATCCACGTGAAGCTGGTCGCCGAGGTCGGGGTCGGCACCGTGGCCGCGGGGGTATCCAAGGCGCACGCCGATGTGGTGCTGATCTCCGGGCACGACGGCGGCACCGGTGCCTCGCCGTTGACCTCGCTGAAGCATGCGGGTGCGCCGTGGGAGCTCGGTCTGGCCGAGACCCAGCAGACGCTGCTGCTCAACGGCCTGCGCGACCGCATCGTGGTGCAGACCGACGGTCAGCTCAAGACCGGCCGCGACGTGATCATCGCCGCGCTGCTCGGTGCGGAGGAGTACGGCTTCGCCACCGCGCCGCTGGTCGTCTCCGGCTGCATCATGATGCGGGTCTGCCACCTGGACACCTGCCCGGTCGGCATCGCCACGCAGAACCCGGTGCTGCGCGAGCGGTTCACCGGCAAGCCGGAGTTCGTGGTCACCTACTTCGAGTACGTCGCCGAGGAGGTGCGGGAAACCCTGGCCGCGCTGGGTTTCCGTTCAGTGGCCGAGGCCATTGGGCACGCCGAGGTGATCGACGTGTCCGCGGCGGTGGCGCACTGGAAGGCGTCCGGGCTGGACCTCACCCCGATCCTGCACGTGCCGGAGATTGAGGAGGGCGCGGCCCGCTACTGCACCACCGCGCAGGACCACGGGCTGGACAAGGCGCTGGACAACCAACTCATCGCGCTGTGCGCGGATGCCATCGCGCACTCCGCGCCGGTGCGCGCGCAACTGAGCATCCGCAACGTCAACCGCACCGTGGGCACCATGCTGGGCCACGAAGTGACGAAGCGTCACGGCGGCGTCGGTCTGCCCGACGGCACCATCGATCTGACCTTCGTCGGATCGGCGGGGCAGTCGTTCGGCGCATTTGTGCCGGCCGGTATCACACTGCGGCTGGAGGGCGACGCCAACGACTACCTGGGCAAGGGCCTGTCCGGTGGACGGCTGGTGGTCCGCCCGGACCGCGGCGCGACGTTCACCGCCGAGGACAACATCATCGCGGGCAACGTCATCGCCTACGGCGCCACCGGCGGGGAGATCTTCCTGCGCGGCGTGGTCGGCGAGCGGTTCTGCGTGCGCAACTCCGGCGCGCTGGCGGTCGTGGAGGGCGTGGGCGACCACGCCTGCGAGTACATGACCGGTGGCCGCGTGGTGATCCTCGGACCGACCGGACGCAACGTGGGCGCGGGCATGTCCGGTGGCGTGGCGTTTGTGCTGGACCTGGACCCCACCGACGTGAACGGTGAGATGGTCGACCTGGACCCGCTCGCCGAGGAGGACCGCGAGTTCCTGCGCGACGCGGTGACCAAGCATGCCGAGGCCACCGACTCCGCTGTCGCGGCCAAGCTGCTCGACGGCTGGCCCGCCGCCGTCGAGCGGTTCGGCAAGGTCATGCCGAAGGACTACAAGCGGGTGCTCGAAGCCCAAGCGGCCGCGGCCGCCGAGGGCCTGGACAGTGAGGCGACCATGCGCAAGGTGATGGCGGCGTCCCATGGCTGACCCCCGCGGCTTTCTCACCACCGGACGCGAGGTCGCCAAGCGACGCCCGGTCGACGAGCGGCTAAACGACTGGAACGAGGTCTACCCCGAGGACGGGGTGGGCCGCGCGCTGCTGCCGATCATCACCAAGCAGGCCGGGCGCTGCATGGACTGCGGCATCCCGTTCTGCCACTCCGGTTGCCCGCTGGGCAACCTGATCCCGGAGTGGAACGACCTGGTGTGGCGCAACGACTGGCAGGAGGCCATCGAGCGACTGCACGCCACCAACAACTTCCCGGAGTTCACCGGGCGGTTGTGCCCGGCGCCCTGTGAGCCGGCCTGTGTGCTCGCCATCAACTCCGACCCGGTGACCATCAAGAACGTCGAGGTCGCCATCATCGACCGGGCCTGGGACTCCGGGTGGGTCGTCCCGCAACCCCCGGAGCGGTTGAGCGGCAAGACCATCGCGGTGATCGGGTCCGGGCCGGCCGGCCTGGCCGTCGCCCAGCAGTTGACCCGGGTGGGACACACCGTGGCCGTGTACGAGCGCGACGACCGCATCGGTGGCCTGCTGCGCTACGGCATCCCCGAGTTCAAGATGGAGAAGCGCTACCTGGATCGTCGGCTGCGCCAGATGAAGGCCGAGGGCACCAAGTTCCGCCCCGGCGTCAATGTCGGCGTGGATGTGACGGCCGATCAGTTGCAGAACAAGTTCGACGCGATCGTGCTCGCCGTGGGCGCCACCGCGGCCCGGGAGCTACCGGTGCCGGGGCGCGAACTGGGCGGCATTCACCAAGCCATGGAGTACCTGCCCTGGGGAAACAAGGTGTGCGAGGGTGACCTCGAGGTCAGCCCGATCAGCGCCGAGGGCAAGCACGTCATCATTATCGGCGGCGGAGACACCGGCGCGGACTGCCTGGGCACCGTACACCGGCAGAAGGCCGCGTCGGTGACCCAACTGGAGATCATGCCGCAGCCGCCGGGCGATCGACCGGAGAGCCAGCCGTGGCCCACCTACCCGATGATCATGCGCACCGCGAGTGCGCACGAGGAGGGCGGGGAGCGGGTCTACGCGGTGTCCACCAGCGAGTTCGTCGGCGATGCGGACGGCAACGTCGCCGCTCTGCGGCTGTCCGAGGTGCGGTTCGTGGACGGGAAGATGGAACCGGTGCCGGGCACCCAGCGGGAGATCCCGGCACAGCTGGTGCTGTTGGCCATGGGCTTTATCGGCCCAGAGCGCAACGAGCTGATCAACGACCTTGAGGTGGAACTCGACGCGCGCGGCAACGTCGCCCGCGACGAGTCCTACGCGTCCAGCGTGGACGGAGTGTTCGTGGCCGGCGACGCGGGGCGCGGCCAGTCGCTGATCGTGTGGGCGATCGCCGAGGGCCGCGCCTGCGCCGCGGCGGTGGACGCCTACCTCACCGGTCACACCGCCCTGCCCGCGCCGATCCCGCCGTCCGCGCGCCCCCTGGTGGTCTGACCGCCTCCCACTCTCATCTTCGTCCGGCGTTTCGGGGTATCAACCTGCTCTGATAGCCCCAAACCCCGGACGAAGATGGGTGGGATGGGTGGTCAGGCGGCGCGCGAAAGCATCGTGCCGACCTCGCGCACGATGAGTTGTGGGGTGCGGAAGACATCCCGTGCCGTGTAGCGCAACAGCGGCAGATCGCCCAGCAGCATTCCGTTCTCCCGCCGGAGGTCGGCGATGTGGTGTTCGGCCTCCGCATGCTGCTCTCCGTCGTACTCAATGCCGAAATTCGGCCGCCGAAAGCGCATGTCGGGGATGCCGAGCAGTGTCCCGTCGGCGGCGTAGTAGGGCTCGTTGAGGTAGTCCGGCTCGGGGAGTCCTCCTTGCACGATCACCATCCGCAACCGTGATTCCATTGGCGACGCGGCTCCCGGACGGGCCAGCGCCACCGCCTCGCGGACCTTGCGCACGTGTGGCCAGTACGGGCGCTCGTCGGCGTATCGCATCAATCCCTGCGACGTGACCAGGCGAGCGTGCAGGAAGCCGTCTGCCCAGACCACCGCTTCGACGAACGTGGAGGCGGCCATCAAGCCGAAGCAGGTGCGCTCCGGAGTGCTGATGGGGATGCCGTGCCACTCGTCGATGTCCTCGGGGTCGAGGGCCAATCGGCTGGTCCGCGCTCCGGCCAAGACCATGCCGTACTTCTCCCGCGACCCCGCGAGATGCAAGGGGATCGTTGTGCCCGTCGGCGGGGTCCAAACCCCGTAGAGCCAGGCCGCGGTCACACCGGTGACGATGGCATGTGCCGGGGAAGCCAGCCGCACAGCGTCGAAGCGACGTTGGTCGGTCAGCGGGAGCGAGGCGTGCACCGAGACGTTCCGGAACAGTCGGCGCCAGCACTTCGACCGCAACTGATCAGGCGTCAGCCCCGCGGCGGCGCCGAAGTCGTGGTGGAAGGGTCCGGTGAGGAGGACATCCGGGACGTAGGGAGTAGGAGCCATGGACGGAACTCTGACTCCGTCGCCGGCCCCCTGGCTTCGCTTTCGCCGCCCTGTGGACAAACACGCTCATCCTCGTCCGGGGTTTCGGGCTATCGAGCGGTCCTGATACCCCTAAACGCCGGACCAAGACGGTGGTTCGGCGCCCTCAGCGGACCTTGAAGGGGACGCGGACGCAGAGCAGTTGGTCGTCGTGTTGGTCGGCGGCGGTCAGCGTCAGGTTGTATCTCCCCGGCGGCGCCTGGTCGGGGACCGGCACCCGCTTGTGCAGCGAGAAGTCGCCCGCCGGTAACGGCAGGTGCACCACGTCCGCGAGCCGGCCGCTGCGGTGCAGCAGGGGCGCGCCGAGGTAGCTGACCCGCAGGTCGTAGCTGCCGCCGGTGACCCGCTGGCGCAACGTGCCGCGCACACTCACGGTCACGTCGCGACCCGCCTGCAGCGGGTAGGGATCGACGTCGACGGCACTCACCCTGGCGGGGGAGCCCGTGCCGCAGTTGGTGAAGGGCAGCGAGTCCGCAACGGCGGCCCGGGCGGGAGCCGCCACGGTGACCGCGGTGGCGAGCAGTGCGGCCGCGCCGCCGGAGGCGAGCAGACGGGTTGGGTAACGGCGGTCGGCGGGCATGAAGACCTCCGGAATGGGTGCTGGTCGATGTCAGCGTGCCGGCCGAACCCGGGATTTTCCCGCCGGCGCCGGGCGAGTCGTTCTGACGGGCAATCTGTTGATCGACTTTGCATTCCGCTAACGCGTCGGATGCTGAAGACTGCGCGCCATGACGCTGATGCAGAGCGGAAGTCTAAATGCCCTGCGCACCGAGGTGCGCGGCGAGGTCTGCGGCCCGGAGGATGCCGGTTACGACCAGGCCCGCAGCGTGTGGAACGCGCAGATCGACCGTCGACCGGCCGCGGTCGTGTACTGCGCGGACGCCGCCGACGTCAGCGCCGCGATCCGCTGGGCCCGGGCCGAGGGCGTCGGCCTGACCGTCCGCGGCGGCGCGCACAACGCGTCGGGTTCCGCGGTGTGGGACGGCGACCTGATGATCAACCTGGCGCGCTGCAACGCCGTCGAGGTCGACCCGGCGGCCCGCATCGCGCGCGTCGGCGGCGGGGCGCTGCTCGGTGATCTGGACGCCGCAACCCAGGCGCACGGATTGGCCGTGCCCGCGGGGGTGGTCAGCCACACCGGCGTCGGCGGGCTGACCCTCGGCGGCGGCATGGGCTGGTTGTCCCGCGACCTCGGCCTGACCATCGACAACCTGCTCGGCGCCGAGGTGGTGCTCGCCGACGGCAGTGTCGTGGAGGCCAACGAGACCGAGCACGCCGAGCTGTTCTGGGCGTTGCGCGGCGGCGGCGGCAACTTCGGCGTGGTCACCCGCTTCGATTTTCGGTTGCACCCGGTCGGCCCGATGATCCAACTGGGCATGCTGTTCTGGGACGTCGAGGACTCGGCCGCCGGTCTGCGGGCCTGCCGCGACCTGGCGGCGCAACTCCCCGCCGGGTTCGGGTTCATCATCGGCGGAATGAACGCCCCGCCCGCCCCGGTGGTGCCCGCCGAGCATCACCTCAAGCCCGGCGTCATCGCCCTGCTCGTCGGCTACGGCACCCCGGAGGAGCACGCGGCACAGGTGGACCGGCTGAAAGAGGCCTCTCTCGCTGACGCTCGAGGGGGGCGCGGGACCTGCCCGCCGCTGTTCGAGTTCGTCTCCCCGATGCCGTACGTCGCGCTGCAGCAGATGTTCGACGAGGGCAACTGCTGGGGCCTTTACAACTACGAGAAGGGCACGTCGCTGCCCGAACTCTCCGATGACGTCATCGACACCCTGGTCGAACAACTAGCCGCACGGTCGGTGCCGACCCACATGGTGTTGATGTATCTGATGGACCGGAAGTACTGCGCGGCCGCCGAGGACGCCACCGCCTGGGGTGGCCGGCGTATCCCGTACTGGGCCACGTTCATCCTCGGCGTCAACCACACCGAGGACACCTGGGGCAATGGTCGGGACTGGGTACGCGCCACCTGCGCGCGGCTGGGTGCGTTCTCCGACGGCATCGGCACGTACATCAACTCCCTGGTCGACGACGACCCGGACCTCGACACGCTGCGCGCGACCTACGGCGCGAAGTACGAACGGCTGCGCCGGGCGAAGGCCACCTACGACCCGGACAACGTGTTCCGTCGTGGCGCAAACATCACACCGGCGGGCACGTAACGTTGCCTGCCCGGCACGGCAATTTCGCACGCCCGTAACGGCATTGCCCCTAGGGTCACCTCATGCGACGTGCCAAGATCATCGTGACCCTCGGCCCCGCCACCGACAGCCCGGACCAGATCCGCGCCCTCGTCGAGGCCGGGATGGACATTGCGCGGCTGAACCTCTCGCACGGCACGTACGCCGAGCACGAGGCGCGCTACGCCCGGGTCCGTGCCGCCTCCGATCAGGTGGGGCGGGCCGTCGGCATCCTGGTGGACCTGCAGGGCCCCAAGATCCGACTGGGCCGGTTCGCCGACGGGGCCGTGCAATTGGTGGCCGGCGCGGAATTCACCATCACCACCCGCGAGGTACCGGGCACCGCGGCGTTGGTGTCCACCACGCACCTCGGCCTACCCGGCGACGTCGCACCGGGTGACCGGATCCTCATCGACGATGGGAAATTGTCCGTCGAGGTGCTCGACGTGCACGGGCCGGATGTGCGCACCCGGGTGATCGACGGCGGTCAGGTGTCGAACCACAAGGGGCTGAACCTGCCG containing:
- the trpB gene encoding tryptophan synthase subunit beta, with protein sequence MAVVPDVHGKFGEYGGRFVPEALMAALDQLTAEFHAAQADPNFRGELNALLSSYTGRPSPITEVPRFAAHAGNARVLLKREDLNHTGSHKINNVLGQALLTRRMGKTRVIAETGAGQHGVATATAAALLGLDCVVYMGEEDTRRQALNVARMELLGAEVIPVTTGSRTLKDAINEAMRDWVTNVEHTHYLLGTVAGPHPFPLMVREFHRVIGQEARAQVLELTGALPDAICACVGGGSNAIGIFYDFIPDASVRLFGFEAGGDGVDTARHAATITGGAPGVLHGARSYLLQDDEGQTIASHSISAGLDYPGVGPEHAWLADTGRATYRAITDAQAMEAFRLLCRTEGIIPAIESAHALAGVLTVGQELGPDAVILVNLSGRGDKDVDTAAKWFRL
- the trpA gene encoding tryptophan synthase subunit alpha; protein product: MSEFRAHAGHSTTSQVAAAYERAAKENRAVLVGYLPAGFPSRDGCIAALTAMVQAGVDVVEVGLPYSDPVLDGPTIQRAADQALANGTRIADVLATVEAVAAAGAATVVMTYWNPVLRYGVDRFARDLAAAGGAGLITPDLTPDSGPDWLAASDAHGLDRVFLAAPSTSDERLRLTADACRGFIYASSVMGVTGARAQTSSAAPTLVARLRGITDLPIGVGLGVSNGDQAAEVGSFADGVIVGSAFVRTLLDAPHVEAGVAAAAALAADLAAGVRRR
- the lgt gene encoding prolipoprotein diacylglyceryl transferase; the encoded protein is MVLASIPSPSQGVWHLGPFPIRGYALCIVVGIIVAIAVGEKRFVARGGTPGQVTDIAFWAVPFGIVGGRLYHVITTPEPYFGHHGDPGKALEIWKGGLGIWGAVALGGLGAWIGCKRMGVRLAPLADAVCPGVALAQACGRWGNWFNQELYGRPSHLPWALRIDPAHRPDNTPDIATYHPTFLYESLWCLGVAAVVLWADRRYNLGHGQTFWLYVATYTVGRGWIEALRVDTAEHVLGLRLNDWTSIVVFSFAVSYIVWSRRHHPARELSVYRDGHVLVSAAPPEVGEPERAEP
- the gltB gene encoding glutamate synthase large subunit, which translates into the protein MPVGPPAPQGLYDGRHEHDACGVAFVATMSGVASYDIVSKALTALRNLEHRGAAGSDPDSGDGAGILTQVPDAFLRACVDFPLPAAGSYAVGAAFLSQDAEERTAAEARIEQIAVDEGLSVLGWRDVPITPSLLGAASGATVPVVRQVFVTPDETSPATAAFRRGDTALALERQAFVLRKRAEREAGVYFPSLSARTLVYKGMLTTGQLEPFYPDLSDRRFATAIALVHSRFSTNTFPSWPLAHPYRYIAHNGEINTVMGNRNWMRARESQLITEEIPGDLERLFPICTAGASDSASFDEVLELLHLGGRSLPHAVLMMIPEAWENNPDMDPARRAFYEFHATLMEPWDGPASITFTDGSLVGAVLDRNGLRPSRYWVTDDGLVVMASEVGVLDLDPARILRKGRLQPGRMFLVDTREGRIVEDEEIKSALAAERPYDEWLHAGLIHLEQLPEREHVAYTHSSVTRRQQTFGYTEEELRILLAPMARTGGEALGSMGTDTPIAVLSGRPRLLFDYFTQLFAQVTNPPLDAIREELVTSLSTSIGPEVNVLTSSGAHCRQITLPFPVIDNDELAKLVHINADGDKPGFKAVNVTGLYEVDGGGAALAARLDAICAEVSEAIADGARVIVLSDRHSDSEFAPIPSLLLTGAVHHHLIREKTRTRVGLVVEAGDVREVHHVALLVGFGASAVNPYLAMETVEDMANAEVLLDIAPEKAVRNLVKALGKGVLKVMSKMGVSTVGSYHGAQIFEAIGLSQELVDKYFTGTTSQLGGIGIDVVAEEVFRRHRIAYPLGGISASHRKLAIGGEYQWRREGEPHLFDPDTVFRLQHATRSRRYDIFKQYTTRVDDQAKRLMTLRGLFALREGLRPPVPIDEVEPISEIVKRFNTGAMSYGSISGEAHETLAIAMNSLGGRSNTGEGGEDADRLYDPARRSAVKQVASGRFGVTAEYLTNSDDIQIKMAQGAKPGEGGQLPGHKVYPWIAKTRYSTPGVGLISPPPHHDIYSIEDLAQLIHDLKNANPAARIHVKLVAEVGVGTVAAGVSKAHADVVLISGHDGGTGASPLTSLKHAGAPWELGLAETQQTLLLNGLRDRIVVQTDGQLKTGRDVIIAALLGAEEYGFATAPLVVSGCIMMRVCHLDTCPVGIATQNPVLRERFTGKPEFVVTYFEYVAEEVRETLAALGFRSVAEAIGHAEVIDVSAAVAHWKASGLDLTPILHVPEIEEGAARYCTTAQDHGLDKALDNQLIALCADAIAHSAPVRAQLSIRNVNRTVGTMLGHEVTKRHGGVGLPDGTIDLTFVGSAGQSFGAFVPAGITLRLEGDANDYLGKGLSGGRLVVRPDRGATFTAEDNIIAGNVIAYGATGGEIFLRGVVGERFCVRNSGALAVVEGVGDHACEYMTGGRVVILGPTGRNVGAGMSGGVAFVLDLDPTDVNGEMVDLDPLAEEDREFLRDAVTKHAEATDSAVAAKLLDGWPAAVERFGKVMPKDYKRVLEAQAAAAAEGLDSEATMRKVMAASHG